A single Phragmites australis chromosome 4, lpPhrAust1.1, whole genome shotgun sequence DNA region contains:
- the LOC133915606 gene encoding serine/threonine-protein kinase GRIK1-like → MEDLTNIGCCSCFSFLRNPSVSVRQPRNANGMLSEDLLKHQSTEDPDGTFYTGDDPDGTFYNGDDPDRSFYNGDDPDRSFYDRDDTDYLDGCDDGPPRKSSEDIIQSRAQNGFACREIPVKETKKVFRSEDENSNKMINQYVHLGKIGSGSYGKVVLYRSMKDGKLYAVKVLNKPHMLKVRVVRSETAMTDVLREVSIMKMLNHPNIVNLVEVIDDRNIDKFYMVLEYVEGKMVCDNGLEEGTARNYLRDIISGLMYLHSHNIIHGDIKPDNLLVTSTGNVKIGDFSVSQIFEDDDDMLWRSPGTPVFTAPECCQGSAYHGRASDTWAVGVTLYCMISGHYPFLGDTLQGTYDKIANDPVQIPGDMNPQLADLLQRLLCKDPGDRITLQAAAEHPWVAGDKGPVPEYICRCGFGRKKRNDFREEVQ, encoded by the exons ATGGAGGATCTAACCAACATAGGCTGCTGTAGTTGTTTTAGCTTTTTAAGGAACCCCAGTGTGTCCGTACGTCAACCTCGAAATGCTAATGGCATGTTATCCGAAGATTTGCTGAAGCATCAATCAACTGAAGATCCTGATGGAACCTTCTACACTGGAGATGATCCTGATGGAACCTTCTATAATGGAGATGATCCTGATAGAAGCTTCTATAATGGAGATGATCCCGATAGAAGCTTCTACGATAGAGATGATACTGACTATCTTGATGGATGTGATGATGGACCGCCAAGGAAGAGTTCTGAAGATATTATACAGTCAAGAGCTCAAAATGGCTTTGCATGTAGAGAGATCCCAGTTAAAGAGACTAAAAAAGTATTTCGCTCAGAG GACGAAAATAGCAATAAGATGATTAATCAGTATGTCCACCTGGGAAAGATTGGTTCTGGAAGCTATGGCAAAGTG GTTCTATACAGAAGCATGAAAGATGGGAAACTATATGCAGTGAAG GTTTTGAATAAGCCTCACATGTTGAAAGTCCGTGTTGTACGATCAGAAACTGCAATGACAGATGTTCTTCGGGAG GTATCCATCATGAAAATGTTGAACCATCCCAATATTGTAAATCTCGTTGAGGTGATTGATGACCGAAACATAGATAAATTCTACATGG TTCTTGAGTATGTTGAAGGAAAAATGGTCTGTGATAATGGTTTAGAAGAAGGTACCGCCAGAAATTATTTGCGAGACATAATATCTGGTCTTATGTATCTTCACTCTCAT AACATTATTCATGGCGATATCAAACCAGACAACCTCTTGGTTACAAGTACCGGCAATGTGAAGATAGGAGATTTCAGTGTTAGCCAGATTTTTGAG GATGATGATGATATGCTTTGGAGATCTCCTGGTACTCCTGTTTTCACTGCGCCAGAGTGCTGTCAAG GCTCAGCCTACCATGGTAGGGCATCTGATACATGGGCAGTCGGTGTTACTTTATATTGTATGATTTCTGGGCACTATCCATTTCTTGGAGATACCTTGCAGGGAACTTATGATAAG ATTGCCAATGATCCAGTGCAAATACCTGGCGACATGAACCCCCAACTTGCTGATTTGCTCCAAAGGCTTCTCTGCAAAG ATCCAGGAGATCGTATCACCCTGCAGGCTGCGGCCGAGCATCCTTGGGTTGCTGGGGACAAGGGGCCAGTCCCTGAATACATCTGTAGATGTGGCTTTGGCCGCAAGAAGAGGAATGATTTTCGGGAAGAAGTACAATAA